In a single window of the Streptomyces sp. NBC_00285 genome:
- a CDS encoding OsmC family protein, protein MSENPARSVTVERTRTGHFVATNTRGGTIDFGTGSDGEFTPVELLLAALGGCTAVDVDLATSRHAEPASFSVEVTGNKVDDALGNRLTDLAVTFTVTFPDGEGADRARTILPRAVKTSHDRLCTVSRTVEIGTPVTARVEDA, encoded by the coding sequence ATGAGCGAAAACCCCGCGCGGTCCGTCACCGTCGAGCGCACCCGCACAGGCCACTTCGTCGCCACCAACACCCGAGGCGGCACGATCGACTTCGGCACCGGCTCCGACGGCGAGTTCACCCCGGTCGAGCTGCTCCTGGCCGCGCTCGGCGGCTGTACGGCGGTGGACGTCGACCTGGCCACCAGCCGGCATGCCGAACCCGCATCCTTCTCCGTCGAGGTGACCGGCAACAAGGTCGACGACGCGCTCGGCAACCGGCTGACCGACCTCGCGGTCACCTTCACCGTCACCTTCCCGGACGGCGAGGGCGCGGACCGGGCCCGCACGATCCTGCCCCGGGCGGTGAAGACCTCCCACGACCGCCTCTGCACGGTCAGCCGCACGGTCGAGATCGGCACGCCCGTCACCGCGCGGGTCGAGGACGCCTGA
- a CDS encoding DUF742 domain-containing protein, producing the protein MTWPGGEGAPVTSDFVRSYVITGGRRLPSDDDLALHTLVCLAPDRAQPLGAGPEVRAIWELCSGGYLSVAEVAGHLGLPVGVARLLLTDLFEQGHLLRRAEPAPAQHVPRAILEKVLHGLETLNIG; encoded by the coding sequence ATGACCTGGCCCGGCGGCGAGGGCGCTCCGGTAACCAGCGACTTCGTCCGCTCGTACGTCATCACGGGCGGCCGCCGTCTTCCCTCCGACGACGACCTGGCCCTCCACACGCTGGTCTGCCTGGCCCCCGACCGGGCGCAGCCGCTGGGGGCGGGCCCCGAAGTGCGGGCCATCTGGGAGCTCTGTTCGGGCGGCTACCTGTCGGTCGCCGAAGTGGCCGGGCACCTCGGGCTGCCCGTCGGTGTGGCCCGGCTGCTGCTGACCGATTTATTCGAGCAGGGGCACCTCCTGCGCCGCGCTGAACCGGCCCCCGCCCAGCATGTTCCCCGAGCGATTCTCGAGAAGGTTCTGCATGGACTCGAAACCCTCAACATCGGCTGA
- a CDS encoding GTP-binding protein: protein MDSKPSTSADSTANGSIYVSAEVTTAAKILVVGHFAVGKTTFIGSLSEITPLRTEEKMTQASMHVDNLRGAPDKATTTVALDFGRLTLSDELVLYLFGTPGQQRFMQLWEDMARGALGALLLVDPSRLEETFPVIDLIDEYGLEYAIAVNTFSQTSHFEEDEIREALDLLPDTPVIYCDARDQRSSARALIALVRHLLDRAA from the coding sequence ATGGACTCGAAACCCTCAACATCGGCTGACTCCACGGCGAACGGCTCCATCTACGTCTCCGCCGAGGTGACCACCGCCGCGAAGATCCTGGTGGTCGGGCATTTCGCCGTGGGCAAGACGACCTTCATCGGGTCCTTGTCGGAGATCACTCCTCTGCGCACCGAGGAGAAGATGACCCAGGCGTCCATGCACGTCGACAACCTGCGTGGGGCGCCGGACAAGGCGACCACCACCGTGGCGCTGGACTTCGGCCGGCTGACACTGAGCGACGAGCTCGTGCTCTACCTGTTCGGCACCCCCGGGCAGCAGCGCTTCATGCAGTTGTGGGAGGACATGGCCCGCGGCGCGCTGGGCGCCCTGCTCCTGGTCGACCCGTCACGGCTGGAGGAGACGTTCCCGGTCATCGACCTGATCGACGAGTACGGCCTCGAGTACGCGATCGCCGTCAACACCTTCTCGCAGACGAGTCACTTCGAGGAGGACGAGATCCGCGAGGCACTCGACCTGCTCCCGGACACGCCCGTCATCTACTGCGACGCACGCGACCAACGGTCCTCCGCCCGGGCCCTGATCGCCCTGGTGCGTCACCTGCTCGACCGCGCAGCCTGA
- a CDS encoding phosphotransferase enzyme family protein, with amino-acid sequence MRDTADFIADAYALGAGTWTLAPVARGALGQIWKLSGNGTSWAVKELLFEKDEPDVRAESALRDAAEQRGIAAPRLMPDRTGSHVVRLPEGSWAKLYDWVDGSAADPTDPESVKWCGRTLALLHQAGEGASGTPDAWYEECHQADDWAELHDRTERTGTPWAGELGRFIATAGAELARYVSPSAPGDVVTSHLDMRPQNVLIGHDGPVLLDWDNTGPVSAERELARAVYVWSGGNRFDDASARRLLRAYRDAGGPAAVRSLDAFSMLFATDLNYVYVQAECAVDPEVTADQRDFASRETVAALRRLPDLAAVTRLTEAVAAA; translated from the coding sequence ATGCGAGACACCGCCGATTTCATCGCGGACGCCTATGCGCTCGGCGCGGGAACGTGGACGCTGGCGCCCGTCGCCCGCGGCGCCCTGGGGCAGATCTGGAAGCTGTCCGGCAACGGCACGTCGTGGGCGGTGAAGGAACTCCTCTTCGAGAAGGACGAGCCGGACGTCCGTGCCGAGTCCGCACTGCGCGACGCGGCGGAGCAGCGGGGAATCGCCGCGCCGCGACTCATGCCCGACCGCACCGGCTCCCATGTCGTACGACTGCCCGAAGGCTCCTGGGCGAAGCTGTACGACTGGGTCGACGGTAGCGCCGCGGACCCCACGGACCCGGAGTCCGTGAAGTGGTGCGGCCGGACCCTGGCCCTCCTTCACCAGGCCGGAGAGGGCGCGAGCGGTACACCGGACGCCTGGTACGAGGAATGCCACCAGGCAGACGACTGGGCCGAGTTGCACGACAGGACCGAGCGGACGGGTACGCCCTGGGCAGGGGAACTGGGCCGGTTCATCGCCACCGCAGGGGCCGAACTGGCGCGGTATGTCTCGCCGTCGGCCCCCGGTGACGTGGTGACGTCCCACCTCGACATGCGGCCCCAGAACGTCCTGATCGGACACGACGGGCCGGTCCTCCTCGACTGGGACAACACCGGACCCGTCTCGGCCGAGCGTGAACTCGCCCGTGCCGTCTACGTGTGGTCGGGCGGCAACCGCTTCGACGACGCGTCCGCCCGCCGCCTGCTGCGCGCCTACCGGGACGCCGGGGGCCCCGCGGCCGTCAGGAGCCTGGACGCCTTCTCGATGCTGTTCGCGACGGACCTCAACTACGTGTACGTACAGGCCGAATGCGCGGTCGACCCGGAAGTGACCGCCGACCAGCGCGACTTCGCGAGCCGCGAGACCGTGGCCGCGCTGCGGCGCCTGCCGGACCTGGCCGCCGTCACCCGCCTGACGGAAGCCGTGGCCGCCGCATGA